A single region of the Marinobacter salinus genome encodes:
- the dkgB gene encoding 2,5-didehydrogluconate reductase DkgB gives MSFSTLPNIGMGTFRLKGNDARDAVKSALSLGYRHIDTAQMYENEAEVGDGITSSGIPRREIFLTTKIWHDQLRASDLINSLHDSLARLKTDHVDLTLIHWPSPDNEVPMEEYLGALRDAQREGLTDHIGISNFTCAQMDEAKEILGEGAIFTNQVEVHPFLANRKVVEHARKLGITVTGYMPLAVGKVMDDETLQRIGQDHNATPAQIAIAWVASRGVVPIPSSTRSAHQKANLDALAIKLSEEEIRAIDELDRGERIANPSFAPAWD, from the coding sequence ATGTCATTCAGCACACTTCCGAACATCGGCATGGGAACCTTCCGGCTGAAGGGTAACGACGCGCGTGATGCGGTCAAGAGCGCCCTTTCATTGGGTTATCGGCACATTGATACCGCCCAGATGTACGAGAATGAGGCGGAAGTTGGTGATGGCATTACCTCCAGCGGCATCCCCCGTCGGGAGATATTCCTGACCACCAAAATCTGGCATGACCAGTTGCGTGCCAGTGATCTCATCAACAGCCTGCATGACAGCCTTGCGCGGCTAAAGACAGACCACGTGGACCTGACATTGATCCACTGGCCCTCGCCGGACAACGAAGTGCCCATGGAAGAATATCTGGGTGCACTGCGAGACGCTCAGAGAGAAGGACTGACCGACCACATCGGCATTTCCAACTTCACCTGCGCGCAGATGGACGAGGCGAAGGAGATTCTCGGAGAGGGCGCTATCTTCACCAACCAGGTGGAAGTGCACCCGTTCCTGGCCAACCGAAAGGTCGTGGAGCATGCCCGGAAGCTTGGCATCACTGTGACAGGCTATATGCCTCTTGCCGTTGGTAAAGTGATGGACGACGAAACCCTGCAGCGGATCGGGCAGGACCACAACGCGACGCCGGCCCAGATCGCCATTGCGTGGGTAGCCTCCCGTGGCGTTGTACCAATTCCTTCATCTACGCGCTCAGCCCACCAGAAAGCCAATCTGGACGCACTGGCTATTAAACTGAGCGAAGAAGAAATCCGGGCTATTGATGAGCTGGACCGTGGCGAGCGGATTGCGAATCCGAGTTTTGCTCCGGCTTGGGACTGA
- a CDS encoding DUF6064 family protein, protein MSGADWLSYSLQDFVMFGPQVFLRLFVRINQDLWPWQLLAVVVSVGMPLLLLQRDLRASRLAVGLMAAAWASSGYGFLVGYFGPINWPAAWFGWAFVAQGGLLAAAVLFGGVHGQTLRAKQLTLFWLVAVCGLPWLVVADTGDWQSVALFGVAPGTTAAAGSLAVALMTGPWRWLYLPLLVLWSLFSVAMFWVLQTWWLLITPMATLLLIGAGLWFSPKPEQNSDSQSARHGPAHQ, encoded by the coding sequence GTGAGTGGTGCGGACTGGCTGAGTTACTCGCTCCAGGATTTCGTGATGTTCGGGCCGCAGGTGTTTTTGCGGCTGTTTGTTCGGATCAATCAGGATCTATGGCCTTGGCAACTTTTGGCTGTGGTGGTTTCCGTGGGTATGCCGTTACTGCTTCTGCAACGGGATCTTCGAGCCTCGCGTTTGGCTGTTGGGCTGATGGCTGCGGCCTGGGCGAGCAGTGGTTACGGATTTCTGGTGGGCTACTTCGGGCCCATTAACTGGCCAGCGGCGTGGTTTGGCTGGGCCTTTGTTGCGCAGGGTGGTCTGCTTGCAGCCGCCGTGCTTTTCGGAGGTGTCCATGGGCAAACGCTGCGAGCAAAGCAGCTTACGCTCTTCTGGCTGGTGGCGGTGTGTGGTTTACCCTGGTTGGTAGTGGCTGATACCGGCGATTGGCAGTCGGTGGCGCTGTTTGGCGTGGCGCCTGGCACAACAGCCGCCGCCGGCTCACTGGCTGTTGCTCTGATGACAGGGCCCTGGCGGTGGCTTTATTTGCCCCTGCTGGTGCTGTGGAGTCTGTTCAGCGTGGCCATGTTCTGGGTATTGCAAACCTGGTGGTTGCTCATTACTCCAATGGCCACGCTGCTGCTGATTGGCGCCGGGTTGTGGTTCAGTCCCAAGCCGGAGCAAAACTCGGATTCGCAATCCGCTCGCCACGGTCCAGCTCATCAATAG
- a CDS encoding aldo/keto reductase, translating into MAHWFSRRQFLINAGLSGLALKSPLLFANTPKTPSLSPITRRIPGTNEAIPAIGMGTWITFNVGDDEQLIAQRTEVLKTFFDLGGTVVDGSPMYGSASDVVGEALDALDAHDRVFAATKIWTGDESETRQAAEHSRRRWGVERFDLLQVHNLLGWQGHLETLKQMKSDGEVRYIGITTSHGRRHGDFERIMEREPLDFVQLTYNVLDRESEDRLLPLAEERGIGVIVNRPFQGGSLFRRFQSEPLPEWAGEAGVSNWAEFFLKYIISHPAVTCAIPATSKVEHMKENMGALYGVLPNPEQRRRMADYVRSL; encoded by the coding sequence ATGGCTCACTGGTTCAGTAGAAGACAGTTTCTCATCAATGCGGGCCTTTCCGGGCTCGCTTTGAAATCCCCGTTGCTGTTTGCAAATACTCCGAAAACACCTTCTTTATCCCCCATCACCCGCCGGATTCCCGGAACCAACGAAGCCATTCCCGCTATCGGCATGGGTACCTGGATTACCTTTAACGTGGGTGACGACGAACAACTGATTGCGCAGCGTACCGAAGTCCTGAAGACGTTCTTCGATCTCGGCGGTACGGTTGTGGACGGTTCTCCGATGTACGGCAGCGCCTCGGATGTGGTGGGTGAGGCGCTGGATGCCCTGGATGCACATGACCGGGTTTTTGCAGCCACCAAGATCTGGACCGGCGACGAGTCAGAAACCCGGCAGGCGGCGGAGCATTCCCGCAGGCGTTGGGGTGTTGAGCGGTTTGATCTGTTGCAGGTGCACAATCTGCTGGGCTGGCAAGGCCATCTTGAAACGTTGAAACAGATGAAGTCGGACGGGGAGGTGCGATATATCGGCATCACTACTTCTCACGGTCGTCGGCATGGTGATTTCGAGCGGATTATGGAGCGTGAACCGCTGGATTTTGTGCAGCTGACTTATAACGTCCTGGACCGTGAGTCCGAGGATCGGTTGCTGCCCCTGGCAGAGGAACGGGGAATCGGGGTGATTGTAAACCGGCCGTTTCAGGGTGGTTCGCTGTTTCGTCGATTCCAGTCGGAGCCTTTGCCTGAGTGGGCTGGGGAGGCTGGCGTCAGTAACTGGGCAGAGTTCTTTCTCAAGTACATCATCTCCCACCCAGCGGTGACCTGTGCGATTCCGGCCACAAGCAAGGTTGAGCACATGAAGGAAAATATGGGGGCACTATACGGGGTCCTGCCAAACCCGGAGCAGCGTCGGCGGATGGCGGATTACGTGAGGTCCCTGTGA
- a CDS encoding glutathione S-transferase N-terminal domain-containing protein: MSNMLSHNVHLLGSVATSSLTAWRGCLVVKNVTQPEKPIVLYDMEGCPYCRRVREALTALNLDVDIRPCPKGGSVFRAQAEALGGRQQFPLLADQNTGTVMYESEEIIEYLFRQYAGQPVPAYYRGRVWQPVLGSVASVASAMRGLRVSPGKRPEQPLHLWSFEGSPFSRLVRERLCELEIPYTLHNLGKEHWTELGPAKQRIKPGPYTPIPGGKRDAFFQVHKRVQVPYLEDPNTGEGLFESARILEYLDTHYGN, encoded by the coding sequence ATGTCGAATATGCTATCTCACAACGTTCACTTACTGGGCTCGGTTGCTACCTCGTCGTTGACCGCCTGGCGCGGTTGCCTGGTGGTAAAAAATGTGACCCAGCCAGAAAAGCCGATCGTGCTTTACGACATGGAGGGCTGCCCCTACTGCCGTCGCGTTCGTGAAGCCCTGACTGCGCTGAACCTGGATGTGGACATCCGACCCTGCCCGAAAGGTGGTTCGGTCTTCCGGGCCCAGGCGGAAGCGCTGGGGGGGCGGCAGCAGTTCCCGTTGCTGGCAGACCAGAACACCGGGACCGTGATGTATGAGTCTGAGGAAATCATCGAGTACCTGTTCCGGCAGTATGCCGGGCAGCCGGTGCCGGCATACTATCGTGGCCGGGTCTGGCAGCCGGTCCTGGGTTCGGTGGCCTCTGTGGCCAGTGCCATGAGAGGGCTTAGGGTTAGTCCGGGGAAGCGTCCGGAGCAGCCGTTGCATCTCTGGAGTTTCGAGGGCAGCCCGTTTTCCCGTCTGGTGCGTGAGCGGCTGTGTGAGCTGGAAATTCCGTATACCTTGCATAACCTGGGCAAAGAGCACTGGACAGAACTTGGGCCGGCGAAGCAGCGCATCAAGCCGGGGCCTTATACGCCGATTCCCGGTGGCAAGCGGGATGCGTTTTTCCAGGTGCACAAGCGGGTTCAGGTGCCTTACCTTGAAGATCCCAACACCGGGGAAGGCTTGTTCGAATCTGCTCGCATCCTGGAATATCTGGACACTCACTACGGGAACTGA
- the dacB gene encoding D-alanyl-D-alanine carboxypeptidase/D-alanyl-D-alanine-endopeptidase, translated as MTGKKGSVFKRSVLAAGTALVMAGSPALQALENDHSGFSSSPIWSKQVRDYAVKSLHDENALSMAAIPLNGPGIEQYINADELMSPGSIMKLVTTFAALEILGPTHHWDTDFLTDGEMVGDTLKGNLYVRFGGDPKLTIERLWGTLRELHSMGITTIDGQLVLDGHYFEIDDGFPIFEDNGDNPHAPFLVEPSAYLANLNLLHFQVRSDERGTQAWSTPALGEIVIDNRVTAISEAPCPSRRSFEWEPIYHDDGKVTVRVTGELPQGCRTTSYLSLLPHEQYTASMIRSLLADVGVEITGTDATGATPEDARLVLKTTSPDLVTMVRDINKWSSNVMARQMLLTIGAENRLDTEDDDRVAGIRVIYDWLESKGINTAGMVIENGAGLSRHGRITARQGAELLQHAWNSPFAADLMASMPIIAMDGTMARRLRNTGMDGTGRIKTGYLENVRSIAGFTRDEHNTTWAVVGMVNNDPAWNGQAVLDRILYSLHFRPPTGTAISQADSGSSETSIQ; from the coding sequence ATGACAGGAAAAAAGGGATCGGTTTTCAAGCGTTCAGTGCTGGCCGCCGGCACTGCCCTGGTAATGGCCGGAAGCCCCGCCCTTCAAGCTCTTGAGAATGATCATTCGGGCTTTTCATCCAGCCCGATCTGGAGCAAGCAAGTCCGGGACTACGCCGTCAAATCCCTCCATGACGAAAATGCCCTGAGCATGGCGGCGATTCCGCTCAACGGCCCGGGAATCGAGCAGTACATTAATGCCGACGAACTGATGAGCCCGGGCTCTATCATGAAGCTGGTTACCACCTTCGCCGCACTGGAGATTCTGGGGCCGACCCATCACTGGGATACCGATTTCCTCACCGATGGCGAGATGGTTGGTGATACCCTGAAGGGAAACCTGTACGTTCGCTTCGGAGGCGACCCCAAACTGACCATTGAGCGCCTGTGGGGCACGCTCCGCGAACTTCACAGCATGGGCATCACAACCATTGATGGCCAACTGGTGCTGGACGGTCACTATTTCGAGATTGATGACGGCTTCCCGATCTTTGAAGACAATGGTGACAATCCCCATGCCCCATTCCTGGTTGAGCCCTCAGCCTATCTGGCTAACCTTAACCTGTTGCATTTCCAGGTTCGGTCGGATGAACGTGGCACCCAGGCCTGGAGTACACCCGCCTTGGGTGAAATCGTTATTGATAATCGTGTAACTGCGATCTCGGAGGCGCCATGCCCAAGTCGCCGAAGCTTTGAGTGGGAGCCGATCTACCACGATGACGGCAAGGTTACGGTGCGCGTCACGGGTGAGCTGCCCCAGGGTTGCCGGACCACCAGCTACCTGTCTCTTCTGCCCCACGAGCAGTACACCGCATCCATGATCCGCTCACTGCTGGCCGACGTGGGTGTAGAAATCACCGGCACAGATGCTACCGGGGCAACTCCGGAAGACGCTCGCCTGGTGTTGAAAACCACTTCACCGGATCTGGTGACAATGGTGCGCGACATCAACAAATGGAGCAGCAATGTGATGGCTCGCCAGATGTTGCTGACCATTGGTGCCGAAAACCGGCTGGACACCGAAGACGATGACCGGGTTGCCGGCATCCGGGTGATCTACGACTGGCTGGAGAGCAAAGGCATCAACACGGCAGGTATGGTGATCGAAAACGGCGCTGGCCTGAGTCGCCACGGGCGCATTACTGCCCGGCAGGGTGCCGAGCTTCTGCAGCATGCCTGGAACAGCCCCTTCGCCGCCGACCTTATGGCCTCCATGCCAATCATAGCTATGGATGGAACCATGGCCCGAAGACTGAGGAATACCGGAATGGACGGCACCGGACGGATTAAAACCGGTTATCTGGAGAATGTTCGCTCCATTGCCGGTTTCACCCGGGATGAGCACAACACCACCTGGGCCGTGGTGGGCATGGTCAATAACGATCCCGCCTGGAATGGCCAGGCCGTTCTTGACCGGATCCTCTATTCCCTGCATTTCCGGCCGCCAACGGGCACGGCGATTTCACAGGCCGACTCGGGCTCTTCGGAAACGTCCATTCAATAA
- a CDS encoding DUF4397 domain-containing protein — MNTRIGLPMVLAGSVLLAGCFDDDDPVKSSVRVIHASANAPAVNVVVNGSAVVSGADYKQAAVLTPDAGRADIAVDALLPGDQTLRVIDEKDVSLRSDTDYDVIAVGLVGDDAQPLEPLVLTDDGAREDADSVRLRVAHLSPAAQKAVNGPVEVYLSVPGANLDDEGVLSFSFEYKAVQGPIEVPAGDYQIRVAIPGDSPTVVFDSGSVPLAAGSDLLVGAVDNTTPETTPDGDTAVNNSPVSLIAVTGDGQVIELFDSSQQAGVKVVHNSSDAPPVAILVDDAVAIPSLSFPDVAPGPGINNYAVIPDGTRNLKVSPANSINPVNSAVIDADVVFGQASAKTVIAVNLLDAIEPLVLEDSVRSIATQASLRVVHGAVEAGTVDVYLVPTAEGGAGATVLNAEVNAPTLNDFEFKTNTGYLPVAAGDYVVFITDQDGNELLKTGSVPLAAGGVYTAIARLAPEDDNNTAGLTLLDDFVVAPN; from the coding sequence ATGAATACAAGAATTGGCTTACCTATGGTTTTGGCGGGCAGTGTACTGCTGGCCGGCTGTTTTGATGATGATGATCCGGTGAAGAGCAGTGTTCGCGTCATTCATGCTTCTGCGAACGCTCCGGCCGTTAACGTTGTGGTAAACGGCAGCGCAGTGGTTTCCGGAGCCGATTACAAGCAGGCAGCCGTGTTGACTCCGGACGCCGGGCGGGCGGACATTGCCGTAGACGCACTTTTGCCGGGTGACCAGACGCTAAGGGTCATCGATGAAAAGGACGTTTCTCTGAGATCGGATACCGATTACGACGTTATTGCGGTTGGCCTTGTGGGCGACGATGCACAACCTTTGGAACCTTTGGTGTTAACGGATGACGGGGCCCGGGAAGATGCGGATTCAGTGCGTCTGCGTGTGGCTCATTTGTCCCCGGCCGCCCAAAAGGCCGTGAATGGTCCTGTGGAGGTCTATCTGTCTGTGCCAGGAGCCAACCTGGACGATGAGGGCGTTCTTTCCTTCAGCTTTGAATACAAGGCAGTGCAGGGTCCGATTGAGGTCCCTGCTGGTGACTACCAGATTCGCGTTGCTATTCCCGGCGATTCACCAACCGTAGTCTTCGATAGCGGGTCGGTTCCGCTTGCTGCTGGTTCGGATCTGTTGGTCGGTGCGGTTGATAATACGACCCCTGAAACAACTCCCGATGGCGACACAGCCGTGAACAACAGTCCTGTCAGTCTCATCGCTGTGACTGGTGATGGTCAGGTGATTGAGCTGTTTGATAGCAGTCAGCAGGCGGGTGTAAAAGTTGTTCATAACTCCTCGGATGCACCGCCCGTAGCCATTCTGGTTGACGATGCCGTTGCGATTCCCAGCCTGTCGTTCCCGGATGTTGCTCCGGGCCCGGGCATTAACAACTATGCTGTCATTCCCGATGGAACCCGTAACCTCAAGGTATCCCCGGCAAACAGCATTAACCCGGTGAACTCCGCTGTTATTGATGCCGACGTTGTATTCGGCCAGGCTTCAGCCAAAACCGTCATCGCAGTGAACTTGCTTGATGCCATTGAGCCCCTGGTTCTGGAGGACAGTGTCCGGAGTATCGCCACACAGGCTTCCCTGCGTGTCGTGCATGGTGCTGTTGAGGCGGGAACCGTAGACGTTTATCTGGTGCCGACAGCCGAAGGTGGTGCTGGCGCGACGGTGTTGAATGCCGAGGTCAATGCCCCGACCCTGAACGATTTTGAATTCAAGACCAACACCGGATACCTCCCGGTGGCTGCCGGAGACTATGTCGTGTTTATTACAGACCAGGACGGTAATGAACTGCTCAAGACAGGTAGTGTTCCGCTCGCTGCAGGGGGTGTTTACACTGCCATTGCCCGTCTCGCGCCGGAGGACGACAACAATACGGCAGGGCTTACACTGCTTGATGACTTTGTTGTGGCCCCGAACTGA
- a CDS encoding DUF2798 domain-containing protein, which translates to MSRMRSARIRQLVFGFYMSGIMSFLMSGVITFINTGIDRGFPMRWLAAWLVAWGVAFPLVTFIAPLAGKMTEATLSRFQS; encoded by the coding sequence ATGAGCCGAATGAGGTCTGCGCGTATACGCCAACTTGTCTTCGGATTTTATATGTCAGGCATCATGTCCTTTTTGATGTCCGGCGTGATCACTTTTATCAATACCGGCATTGACCGGGGCTTCCCCATGCGCTGGCTCGCTGCATGGCTGGTTGCCTGGGGCGTAGCTTTTCCGTTGGTTACATTTATCGCACCGCTGGCGGGCAAAATGACCGAGGCAACCCTGAGCCGCTTCCAGTCCTGA
- a CDS encoding DUF6279 family lipoprotein — translation MNVLGNSRITKRGAIVLLLISAALLSACSSTKMAYRYADWGIVWWVEDYVTLTGAQKQQLNTDIDQLRQWHCSTELPRYQVWLTGLESDIRQGNLDQAALAYHQDQLFDFFDPLLTRVPPIAANLLASLSDPQVRELAENMEQNQEELENKFLADDPDATATARAERTQERVERWLGDLNANQKAIVNTWSSQRGRQTEIWLEGRRNWQLALLDTLQRRDEAGFSGEVERLITESERFRGEEYQAMMAESQSAINTLIRDLVQASDSVHLTHLSGRAAELNDDFESLACSSAPEVAASPDDQMVR, via the coding sequence ATGAACGTCCTGGGCAATTCTCGAATCACCAAACGTGGTGCAATCGTTCTGCTCTTGATCAGCGCGGCGCTGCTGTCGGCGTGCAGTTCAACTAAAATGGCCTACCGGTATGCAGACTGGGGGATTGTCTGGTGGGTTGAAGATTATGTGACGCTCACCGGTGCCCAAAAACAACAGCTCAATACCGACATTGACCAACTCCGCCAGTGGCACTGTTCCACTGAACTGCCCCGCTATCAGGTCTGGTTGACGGGGCTGGAGTCTGACATCCGGCAGGGCAATCTGGATCAGGCCGCGCTTGCCTATCACCAGGATCAGCTGTTCGATTTCTTTGACCCCTTACTGACAAGAGTTCCGCCAATTGCGGCCAACCTGCTTGCCAGCCTGAGTGACCCCCAGGTACGTGAACTCGCCGAAAACATGGAGCAAAATCAGGAGGAGCTCGAAAACAAGTTTCTGGCCGATGATCCGGATGCCACCGCGACAGCTCGTGCAGAGCGAACGCAGGAGCGCGTGGAGCGATGGCTGGGTGACCTCAACGCGAATCAGAAGGCGATCGTTAACACCTGGTCCAGTCAGCGCGGACGGCAAACGGAAATCTGGCTGGAAGGAAGGCGCAACTGGCAACTCGCCTTGCTCGACACTTTGCAAAGGCGGGATGAGGCCGGCTTTTCAGGAGAGGTAGAGCGACTGATAACGGAATCGGAGCGGTTCCGGGGAGAGGAATATCAGGCGATGATGGCGGAGAGCCAATCAGCTATCAACACGCTGATACGCGACCTGGTCCAGGCGAGTGATTCGGTGCATCTCACCCACCTGAGTGGTCGTGCGGCTGAGCTTAATGACGACTTCGAGTCGCTGGCCTGCTCATCGGCTCCCGAAGTCGCGGCCTCGCCTGACGATCAGATGGTCAGATAA
- a CDS encoding SDR family oxidoreductase — protein sequence MSSKDLFDLSGKVALITGGSRGIGESVARTLADYGAHVIVSSRKIDGCEAVAGSIREAGGSAEAVACHIGEMNQIESIWTHIEEKHGKLDILVNNAAANPYFGPVEDTDLGAFNKTVDVNIRGYFFMCARGAQLMKKNGGGSIINVASVNGVNPGHFQGIYSVTKAAVISMTKSFAMELGQQNIRVNALLPGLTDTKFASALTTNEAIKKQAMAHIPMKRVADPGEMAGTVLYLASDASSYTTGACINADGGYLTI from the coding sequence ATGAGCAGCAAAGACCTGTTTGATCTGAGCGGCAAGGTAGCCCTGATTACCGGTGGCAGCCGCGGTATCGGCGAGAGCGTTGCCCGCACGCTGGCGGATTACGGCGCCCATGTGATTGTCAGCAGCCGCAAGATTGATGGTTGCGAAGCTGTGGCCGGCAGCATCCGTGAAGCGGGCGGCAGCGCCGAAGCCGTTGCATGCCATATTGGCGAGATGAATCAGATCGAAAGCATATGGACGCACATTGAGGAAAAGCATGGCAAGCTGGATATTCTGGTGAACAACGCGGCGGCCAATCCGTATTTTGGCCCGGTTGAAGATACAGACCTCGGTGCCTTCAACAAGACCGTTGATGTGAATATTCGTGGTTATTTCTTTATGTGTGCCCGCGGTGCACAGCTGATGAAAAAGAATGGCGGCGGTTCTATCATTAACGTCGCCTCTGTGAACGGCGTTAACCCGGGTCACTTCCAGGGCATCTATTCGGTCACCAAGGCGGCGGTTATCTCTATGACCAAATCCTTCGCCATGGAGCTGGGCCAGCAGAATATTCGTGTGAATGCGTTGCTGCCGGGCCTGACCGACACCAAGTTCGCCAGTGCATTGACCACCAACGAGGCCATCAAGAAGCAGGCTATGGCGCACATTCCCATGAAGCGGGTAGCGGATCCCGGTGAGATGGCGGGTACCGTTCTGTACCTCGCTTCAGATGCTTCCAGTTACACCACGGGTGCCTGCATCAATGCCGACGGTGGTTATCTGACCATCTGA
- a CDS encoding histidine phosphatase family protein translates to MATVFLVRHGQASFGKENYDQLSPRGWEQGRVLGRWLAGKLAPAAIFGGDLERHRETVEAIATGYGGQLPDMQVAPGFNEFDHTSVLTCYRPEWCDREVMARDLAAFPKPARAFQEAFVQAVRRWASGEYDHDYAETWLDFKARVLKAFDEMIEYADGGDVLVATSGGPISVICQQLLALDDQRALGLNEVIANTSVSRVLYSGPRRSLSVFNNYSHLEAEDPALVTFR, encoded by the coding sequence ATGGCTACGGTGTTTCTGGTACGCCACGGCCAGGCGAGTTTTGGTAAGGAAAACTACGATCAGCTTTCGCCCCGGGGGTGGGAGCAGGGCAGGGTCCTGGGTCGTTGGCTGGCCGGTAAGCTAGCCCCGGCCGCCATTTTTGGCGGCGATCTGGAGCGTCACCGGGAAACGGTTGAAGCAATTGCCACCGGCTATGGGGGGCAGTTGCCCGATATGCAGGTGGCTCCAGGCTTCAACGAATTCGATCACACCTCGGTTCTCACCTGTTATCGCCCGGAGTGGTGTGACCGGGAAGTCATGGCGCGGGATCTGGCGGCATTTCCGAAGCCCGCCAGAGCCTTCCAGGAGGCTTTTGTTCAGGCCGTTCGCCGCTGGGCCTCGGGCGAGTATGACCACGACTATGCCGAGACCTGGCTGGACTTCAAAGCCAGAGTACTCAAGGCATTCGATGAAATGATTGAATACGCCGATGGCGGAGACGTTCTTGTGGCCACCTCTGGCGGCCCGATCTCGGTTATCTGCCAACAGCTGCTGGCCCTTGATGATCAGCGTGCGCTGGGGTTGAACGAAGTCATCGCCAATACCAGTGTCAGCCGGGTCCTCTACTCCGGCCCACGCCGCAGCCTGTCTGTTTTTAACAATTACAGTCACCTGGAAGCGGAAGATCCCGCCCTGGTGACATTCCGATAG
- a CDS encoding phosphotransferase family protein, whose protein sequence is MTQIDEAMDIREGEELDVAAVDRFVKQAIPDLAGEPDIRQYPGGASNLTYQVDYGDRSYVLRRPPLGKIAKSAHDMLREAKVMKALKPVYPYVPNIIAICDDHDVLGCDFYVMERLKGIILRQDFPKGFELSEADTRKLCLNVVDKLVDLHRVDARAAGLDKLGKGEGYVQRQIGGWSDRFRKARTEDVGDFEEVMAWLNGKMPEDVAQVVIHNDFRFDNVVLNSDNPFEVIGVLDWEMATIGDPLMDLGNSLAYWIEADDEGPFQMLRRQPTHRPGMLTRKEVVEYYMEQSGFKVDNFDFYEIYGLFRLAVIIQQIYYRYYHGQTTDKRFAAFGHAANYLEKRCQRLISESSL, encoded by the coding sequence ATGACCCAGATTGATGAGGCGATGGATATCCGTGAAGGCGAAGAGCTGGATGTAGCCGCCGTAGACCGGTTCGTGAAACAGGCTATTCCCGATCTTGCAGGTGAGCCGGACATTCGTCAGTACCCTGGTGGTGCCTCTAACCTGACGTATCAGGTGGATTATGGAGACCGGTCCTACGTTCTCCGTCGGCCCCCTTTGGGCAAGATCGCCAAGTCAGCCCACGACATGCTGCGGGAAGCGAAGGTGATGAAGGCACTGAAGCCCGTTTATCCCTACGTGCCAAATATCATCGCCATCTGCGATGACCACGATGTGCTGGGCTGCGATTTCTATGTGATGGAGCGGCTGAAAGGCATCATCTTGCGCCAGGATTTTCCGAAGGGCTTCGAGTTGAGCGAAGCGGACACTCGCAAGCTGTGCCTGAATGTTGTCGACAAGCTGGTCGACCTGCACCGCGTCGATGCCAGAGCCGCTGGACTGGATAAACTGGGCAAGGGCGAGGGGTATGTTCAGCGCCAGATTGGTGGCTGGAGTGACCGGTTTCGCAAGGCCCGTACGGAGGATGTTGGCGATTTCGAGGAAGTCATGGCATGGCTGAACGGCAAAATGCCCGAGGATGTTGCCCAGGTTGTCATTCACAACGATTTTCGCTTCGACAATGTGGTGCTGAATTCGGACAACCCGTTTGAGGTGATCGGTGTTCTGGACTGGGAGATGGCCACCATTGGCGATCCGCTGATGGATCTGGGCAACAGTCTGGCCTACTGGATTGAGGCAGACGACGAAGGTCCGTTTCAGATGTTGCGGCGCCAGCCAACGCATCGCCCAGGGATGCTGACACGCAAGGAAGTGGTTGAATACTACATGGAACAGTCGGGCTTCAAGGTCGACAATTTTGATTTTTATGAAATCTACGGCCTGTTCCGGCTGGCGGTGATCATTCAGCAAATCTACTACCGGTATTACCACGGCCAGACCACTGACAAGCGTTTTGCGGCCTTCGGTCATGCGGCCAATTATCTGGAAAAACGCTGTCAGCGCCTGATTTCAGAGAGCTCCCTGTAA